DNA from Roseimicrobium sp. ORNL1:
TGAAACTGGAGTTTGAGACGGCGCAAAAACAAGCGGTGAAAGCCTACGAACTGCTGATAGACCCGAACAAGGGCGGCGGATGGATTTCTATCTGACCATGGCTCGGAGCTGTCAGGACCGCACTTCATTTTGACAACTCCCACCGCCCCCGTTAAAACGGCGGGCGCGTTTCGCCACAGCCACTGCGGCATCAGCAACCAGACAGAAGCAGAAGCCCCACTCTCCCTCACTTACACACACTCACACCATCATGAGCGCCAATCCCGCCAAGAAGATCATTAACGACCCCCTCAAGTGTGCCGACGAACTCTTCGATGGCCTGGTGCTCGCCTATGACGGCAAGGCCCGCAAAGTCGGCACACGCTCCATCGTGATGAACGACCTGCGCCCGGACGCCCCTGCGCTGCTCATCGGTGGTGGCGCGGGCCATGAGCCCATCTACCACGGCCTCGTGGGCAAGGGCATGGCAGACGGCGCCGCCGTCGGCGACATCTTTGCGGCTCCTCCTCCCGACATCGTACTGGACGCCACCCAGGCCGTGAACCGCGGCAAGGGCGTGCTGTATCTCTACGGCAACTACGCTGGCGACGTGATGAACTTCGACATCGGCGCGGAACTCGCCGCTGAAGAAGGCATTGAGGTGAAGACGGTCATCATCAATGACGACGTCGCCTCTGCGCCCCTGGATGCCAAGCACAACCGCCGTGGTGTGGCTGGCCTCGTGCCGGTCGTGAAGCTCGCAGGCGCCGCCGCCACCGTGGTAGATTCGCTGGATGAGCTCGCCCGCATCGCCCAGAAGGCCGTGGACCACACCCGCACCGTGGGTGTCTCCACCAAGCCCGGCAGCATTCCTGCCACCGGCCAGCCTACGTTCGAACTCGCGGATGATGTCATCGGCCTCGGCATGGGCATCCACGGTGAGAAGGGCGTGGGCCTCATCCCCATGTGCACCGCGGACGAACTCGCTCCCAAGATGCTCGACATCATCTTCGGCGACGACCTTCCGCTGAACGCGGGCGACGAGATCGTGTTCTTCGTGAACAGCCTCGGGAGTACCCACATGATGGAACTGCTCATCATGCTGCGCGCCGCCAAGCCCATCCTCGAAAAGCGCGGTATCAAAATCCACCAGACCATCGTGGACAGCATCGTCACCTGCCAGGAGATGGCCGGGGTGTCCTTCAGCGTCACCAAGCTCGACGCCGAGCTAAAGAAGCTCTGGGACCTTCCTTGCGAAAGCGTGGGCTACACCAAGCTGTAAGCCGCTCGGGACCCGTAACACTTTCATCTAGAATCACGAGAACGGAGCCTGCGAGGGCTCCGTTTTTTGTTGTCTGTGGAGGGGAGCTTTCCGCGTGGGGATGCTTCTGCGAACACGCTGAAGAGCTTACGGCTGCCCACCCGGGCCTAAATTTCGGGATCATTGCACACTGACATGGAAAATCCGTGCACGGTGCAATCAATCACAACGTGCGACAACAAAGGCGGGATCCTGTTATAAGCTTCATCATGAACTGCTTGTGAGTGCCGAAGGGTGTTTGGCCCAATCCCTGCCCAATAAGGAGGGGAGAGCGTCTGAGCGTTCTCGCGAACCAAACTCCACAACATGAAAACACGACTCCTTTTGATCACCCCGGTACTCATGCTGGGTCTCGCCGCTTGCAAAGAAAGTCCCCGTGAGCAGGCCCGCGAAGCCCGGGAAGAGGCGCGCGAAGAGGCCCGTGAGATCCGGGAAGACGCACGCGAGGCAGCCGCCGAGCGCCAGGAAAAGGTGAACGACACTCTGACCGCCTCTCCCTCGCGGCTGAAAGCCAAGGGCAGCTGGAACGAAACCAAGGGCAAGCTGAAGCAGAAGTTTGCCGACCTCACGGATGACGACCTCCTCTACCAGGAAGGCAAGGAGGACGAACTCTACGGCCGCCTGCAGCAGCGCCTCGGCAAGACCCGCGAAGAGGTCGACCGCATCATTGATGAACTCTAACCGGGACCCGGAGTTCGATGCGTGTCCCGCTGCCCCCAAAGCGGGCACGCCATGGAGAGAAGAGTCCCCGCAACATAAACCCTCACCTGACCAAACCATGAAAACCCCTGAATTACCCCCTGGTCGTTTCGAACCCCAAGGCAAGATCGGCTACATCATCCTCTGGCTGATGGGCGTGCCTGCCTCTGTGCTGTTTCTCTTCTTCCTCCTCCGTGGTTGCACGTGAGTGAGGCTGCCCGCTGAGCAGATGCTCGATACAGACACAAACTGGCAGACTTCAAATCTGCCAGTTTTTTTGTGTGCATTGAAGGAGGTTAGACGTCCTCGCCTGACAGCGGGCGTTAGGCTTTCCAGCCTGACGAGAAGGTGGAAAACTCGCACATCACTCACGCCTCACGCGGCAGGGCCGTTTCAAGGTTAACCGCAAAGACGCAGAGGAGGTTAGGCGTCCTCGCCTGACAGCGGGCGTTAGACCTCTGGTCTGACGGCAGGGGTAGCACGACCCGCGCACGGCTCATTCGCCTCGTCAGGCTGGAAAGCCTAACGCCCACTGTCGGACTAGAAAGTCCAACCTCCTGCTCAAAACCACCGCTTCAGCGGTGCACCCGCCTTCGTCTGGCCGAGCGAGTGCAGGCTGCGCTTGAGCGTCTCCATGCTGTCCTCTGCCAGGTGGCTGGCTTTGTGATAGGCAGGCTCCGTGAGCTCCGTGAGACGTGCCTGGATGTCCTCCAGCAGGCGCAATGCCTTGTTCTTGGGAGGAGGGGGCGGGGGAGTCAGCAGTTCCTTGAGCACGATGCCCACGGCGCACCCCACACCCAGGATGGTGAAGATGGAAGCCACCGGATGCTCCCGGATGAAACCCTCCACCTGCTTCAGTGCCGACGGTGGATGCAGCACATCGTGCTGCGATGGAATGCTGGGAAACACGGGGTTGTCCGGGGAGGGCATGGACTCATTCATGACTGGAATGGGCTTCGGGTTTGGATTGCGATAGCACCAACTCCGCCGCCTTAACGATGCCGAAGGTGAGCAGGGCCGGTTTCAAAAGGGTGAGAGCGGTGGTCGTAGCCGTGGAGACGATGAGGCGCTTCGGCAGCACGTGGAAGAGAAGCCCGATGCCGAAGGCCATGGCGACCGCCTTCGCAGGTTCGCGTCGGAGCGTGACTTCAGCTTCGTGAAGGATGTCACGGACGAAGTCTTCCAGAGGCTTGGCTGGTGTGTCTGGGCTCATGGGAAGGATCCTTGAGAGATGGAGTTGGCGGAATCTCCTTGAAGATTCGCGCGAGACGCTGCTCGTGGTTACCGAATGTTATCTGTATTCAGAGCCGACTATTGAGTTCTATGGAAGTATCGAGGTAGACTCAGGCATGTCCATGAAGAGGCGTATCCCAACAATCGTAGCGTTCATTCTCTCGCTATACGGAGCAGGAGTCTTCGGGAAGGAGCCGGGAGTATTTGTGAGAGGGGAGAATGGGGCTTCAATTTTGGCTATCTTCCCGAGGTTTCCCACCGTGGAGGCCGAGAAAGCTGAAATCGCGTGGTTTTTGAGGATCCTAAAGAATGTGTTGTCCGATTTGCAGGTATCGGGCACGCATCGACCGCAATTGAAGTTTGAGGACAAGGTGGAGGAACTTGAGGGAAAGCTCACCTTGAAAGGAAAAGATGTCCATTTGCTCGAGTTTATGGTGGCGGGGGCGGAAGCGTACAAAATCTGCATCACCGTGGATGCCAATGGCTTCACAGTGGAACCGGCCGACGAGTCGTCTCCTGCGAGGTAGTCGCCGATTCGTCATATTGTGCCGAGTGGAGGTGACTACCTCACGGCAGCAGCTCCTTCTCGCGGAAAATGCGGGCCAGCGTCTCCTTGCCACCGCGCTCGATGATGTCCCCATGGCCCACGATCACGCGGTCGAAGTCCCACTGCATCATCTTCGCGAGCGATTGCTTGAAGGCAGCCTGATCCTTCACCTCCTTCAAAAAGATGCGGCTCACACCGGGGCCGCCTTGCAGACCGGAGGCCAGCTTCAGCAGCAGACGCACCCAGGTGCCTGCCGTAGGGGGCACATTGAAGACAAGATCCGCCACAATCAGCGTGCGGCTCGGTACATGGAGGAAGACGTGCTCATTCAGCTTGGGCATGCCGGCGATAGGCAGCACCTCCAGTTGCCCCTGCCATTCCGTGGGCGGCATGGTGAGCGGTTTCGGCGCTACGCCACCGCCCGTCTCAGGGAAACCCGGTGGCAGGTACATGTCTGCCTCGGGGAAGACGGCGCGTCCCTGCACGGTGAACGTGTCGTGAATCGTCGCGCCCTCCACCATCCAGGCGGGCGTGCCCAGTTCGCGGATGGCGGCGGCGTCCTCCGGACTGAAGGGGGCGGTGGAGTGAATGACCACTTGCCCGCCGATGCGGATGAGGGTGACCGTACGACCAAGATCCGCTCCCAGTAGCTTCATGGGATAGCGCGCCACCCAGAGATTCTCCGCGACCTGCTGCATGGGCCGCACCAAACGACGGCCCGGGAAAATTGCCAGGGGCAAATCGGCGGGTGCTTGGCTATTCACCTTGCCGTTTGACAAAGCCCCGCCTGTCTCCATGTAATCCGCCCCGTTTTATGCCCAAGACTTCCCTCTCCAAAGAAGACGTGAAAGCCATGCTGCTGCTGGCGTGCGACCGTATCATCGCCGCTGAGCCCCAGCTTTCTGAAGCCGACCGCAATCTCGGAGACGGCGACCATGGACTCGGCATGCAACGCGGCATGACCGCCGCCAAGGAAAAGCTGAATGCCGCTGAGCCGGACAGCATTGAGAAGGCTTTCTCCACCGTGGGCATGGCCATGATGAGCAGCATGGGTGGCGCGAGCGGCGCGATTTTTGGCACCTTCTTCCGAAACGGCGGCAAGGCGCTTGCGGGCAAGGAAGCCTTTGACGCTGCAGCCCTCGCCGCCTTCCTGCAGGCAGGTGTGGACGGCGTGAAGTCCCGTGGCGGCGCCGCTGTCGGTGACAAGACCGTGGTGGATGCCATGGAACCTGCCGCCGCAAAGGCCGCCGAAGTCTCCGGTGATTCCCTTCCGGATGCCATCACCGCCGTGGCTGCTGCTGCGGAAGGTGGCCTGGAAGCCAGCAAGGCCCTCGTCGCAAAATTTGGACGCGCCAAGACCCTTGGTGAAGCCGCGATTGGTTTCCCGGATGCCGGCGCCATGTCCGTGACCGTCATCATCAATGCGATGAAGGATCACATCACTGCGTAGTC
Protein-coding regions in this window:
- a CDS encoding CsbD family protein, yielding MKAKGSWNETKGKLKQKFADLTDDDLLYQEGKEDELYGRLQQRLGKTREEVDRIIDEL
- the dhaL gene encoding dihydroxyacetone kinase subunit DhaL, giving the protein MPKTSLSKEDVKAMLLLACDRIIAAEPQLSEADRNLGDGDHGLGMQRGMTAAKEKLNAAEPDSIEKAFSTVGMAMMSSMGGASGAIFGTFFRNGGKALAGKEAFDAAALAAFLQAGVDGVKSRGGAAVGDKTVVDAMEPAAAKAAEVSGDSLPDAITAVAAAAEGGLEASKALVAKFGRAKTLGEAAIGFPDAGAMSVTVIINAMKDHITA
- a CDS encoding dihydroxyacetone kinase subunit DhaK, translated to MSANPAKKIINDPLKCADELFDGLVLAYDGKARKVGTRSIVMNDLRPDAPALLIGGGAGHEPIYHGLVGKGMADGAAVGDIFAAPPPDIVLDATQAVNRGKGVLYLYGNYAGDVMNFDIGAELAAEEGIEVKTVIINDDVASAPLDAKHNRRGVAGLVPVVKLAGAAATVVDSLDELARIAQKAVDHTRTVGVSTKPGSIPATGQPTFELADDVIGLGMGIHGEKGVGLIPMCTADELAPKMLDIIFGDDLPLNAGDEIVFFVNSLGSTHMMELLIMLRAAKPILEKRGIKIHQTIVDSIVTCQEMAGVSFSVTKLDAELKKLWDLPCESVGYTKL